In the genome of Electrophorus electricus isolate fEleEle1 chromosome 26, fEleEle1.pri, whole genome shotgun sequence, one region contains:
- the sp2 gene encoding transcription factor Sp2 isoform X2, with amino-acid sequence MATTVAVSPSEYLQPTTSTSQDSQPSPLALLAATCSKIGPPAAQAPVSVPPAQPTTRRLHPIKPAPIAPAPPKNLGFLSAKGNVIQLPAGLGSSGTSPILLTIQTPARPAGTTTANIQYQVVPQIQGAQTIQMVPQGGQIQIIPGTNQAIITSPVTVQAATPTPTSMATVPATQKTVPIKPSTQKRRQNNVNVTLNANVVRLPSGLTLPLNVATGEVGGAQIVTESAAATSRPVKGKRGRKRQVAVAPPTPAPPPASPPPIAEQVETVLIETTADNIIQAGNNLLIVQSPGGSQPAVVQQVQLVQQKSDQQVVQIPPQALKVVQAASATLPPVPQRQPATPSVQMTPTEPTQVLIKTASGEWQAVQLQETIVAAPHTPAATTPTPPAVVSKKAQPGARKERTLAKIAPAGGGLITLNAAQLTSAAQAVQTININGVQVQGVPVTITNAGGQQHLTVQTVPGGALQLGSVQTQTQPLKVEQTLALELQSQPGEKKRRMACTCPNCKDAEKRPGEVGKRKHICHIAGCEKTFRKTSLLRAHVRLHTGERPFACSWVFCGKRFTRSDELQRHARTHTGDKRFECSKCQKRFMRSDHLTKHYKTHINTKNL; translated from the exons ATGGCCACCACTGTTGCTGTTAGTCCCAGTGAATACCTCCAGCCTACTACCTCCACCTCTCAA GATTCTCAGCCTTCACCTTTGGCTCTCTTGGCTGCCACTTGCAGTAAGATCGGCCCACCTGCTGCCCAGGCACCAGTCAGTGTTCCACCAGCCCAGCCTACAACTCGCCGCTTGCACCCAATCAAGCCTGCTCCCATTGCTCCAGCCCCACCCAAAAATCTCGGCTTCCTCTCTGCTAAGGGAAATGTAATCCAGCTACCTGCAGGGTTAGGTTCTTCAGGAACTAGCCCCATCCTCCTCACTATCCAGACCCCGGCACGTCCAGCAGGCACAACAACTGCAAACATCCAGTACCAGGTGGTGCCCCAGATCCAGGGAGCCCAGACAATTCAAATGGTGCCCCAGGGTGGACAGATCCAGATCATCCCTGGAACCAACCAAGCTATTATCACATCACCTGTCACAGTACAGGCTGCCACACCCACTCCTACATCCATGGCAACAGTACCTGCCACGCAGAAGACAGTGCCCATTAAGCCGTCAACACAAAAGCGACGGCAGAATAATGTTAACGTGACCCTTAACGCTAACGTTGTGCGGCTGCCTAGTGGACTCACGCTGCCACTCAATGTTGCTACGGGTGAAGTGGGTGGAGCTCAGATCGTTACAGAATCAGCGGCTGCCACATCTCGCCCAGTGAAGGGAAAGAGGGGGCGGAAGAGACAGGTTGCTGTAGCTCCACCCACCCCTGCTCCACCTCCAGCCTCACCACCACCTATTGCAGAACAGGTGGAGACGGTGCTAATAGAAACCACAGCTGACAATATCATTCAG GCAGGGAACAACCTCCTGATTGTGCAAAGTCCAGGGGGGAGCCAGCCTGCTGTGGTACAGCAGGTGCAATTGGTTCAGCAGAAATCCGATCAGCAGGTGGTGCAGATACCCCCCCAGGCACTCAAAGTGGTACAGGCTGCATCTGCAACACTTCCCCCAGTGCCCCAGAGACAACCAGCCACCCCGAGTGTGCAAATGACCCCCACTGAACCCACACAG GTGCTGATTAAGACAGCATCGGGTGAGTGGCAGGCTGTGCAACTGCAGGAGACGATAGTTGCTGCTCCACACACGCCTGCTGCCACCACCCCTACCCCGCCAGCCGTGGTCAGCAAGAAAGCCCAACCAGGTGCCCGGAAAGAGCGGACCCTTGCGAAGATAGCCCCTGCTGGTGGGGGGTTAATAACGCTGAACGCAGCTCAGCTTACTTCAGCAGCTCAGGCTGTCCAGACCATCAATATCAATGGCGTTCAAGTTCAAGGAGTACCAGTCACCATCACCAATGCTGGGG GCCAGCAGCACCTGACGGTGCAGACGGTTCCGGGTGGAGCTCTTCAGCTGGGCAGCGTGCAGACGCAGACACAACCACTGAAGGTGGAGCAGACGCTGGCGCTTGAGCTTCAGAGCCAACCGGGTGAGAAGAAGCGGCGCATGGCCTGCACCTGCCCCAACTGCAAGGATGCTGAGAAAAG GCCAGGCGAGGTGGGGAAGCGGAAGCACATCTGCCACATAGCAGGCTGCGAGAAGACCTTCCGGAAGACGTCTCTGCTGCGAGCACATGTGCGTCTGCACACGGGCGAAAGGCCCTTTGCCTGCAGCTGGGTTTTCTGCGGGAAGCGTTTCACGCGCAGTGATGAACTGCAGCGACATGCCAGGACGCATACAG GAGACAAGCGCTTTGAGTGTTCAAAGTGTCAGAAACGTTTCATGCGGAGTGACCATCTCACAAAGcattacaaaacacacatcaacaccaaGAACTTGTGa
- the abcc10 gene encoding multidrug resistance-associated protein 7 encodes MGRHPAGFKLSDLVSELCHADEDYPFPVWQNGTVSQCFNQMILGSLAHAVIAVLSACYLSVPRLIYTQPSLPVGWIFRAVSALLLVIFFSGDMVLVLVFGLQQQDFYLDILADGCGMVAWLVHFGAVLALQRSVYRRTRGPLLFVVLAVLPVPNLAFTFTAYIQDGSYLNASHPLKIVRLALAVSKVALVLVYLLAFTFPCYTSRTESLHLNIDDGALLIVPDPQGGEIVAEDGCSCLSRLLYLWLNRQLKLGPRGELERPSDVFQLPCRLQTGAVTRRFRQCWAQCLGGRAPRTPVGLQRCAGGNEQESLCSEVKPEEPCEERQQHQVKLWWVLHKAFGLRYCLLGVLKLLASLMAFVAPLLLSALVGFMETEGAPLSTGVWCTMGLFSSTFMAAFLRNIFTYEVSKVALEARAAVVSTIYGKALRVSGSALARFSVGEVVNFMSTDTDRLVNFFSSFHEVWSLPFQFALALYLLYLQVGVAFLGGLAVALLLVPLNKVLANCILENNKQMLSHKDSRVKLMTEVLFGIRVLKFYNWEQHFAQKINQSRNKELSHLKMLKYLDAVCVYTWAALPVVISIITFITYVLLGNTLTAAKVFTTLALVGMLILPLNAFPWVLNGTLEAKVSLDRIQNFLMLHNQDFTAYYSQEFPEDPLTAIQMIQGGFSWKSSDELQSDSKVEDISSLGSMYLHDLNLSIKKDSLVVVVGKVGCGKSSLLAAITGELNRYGGVVCVQGREQGFGLAVQEPWIQHATVRDNILFGLDFDGRRYQAVLEACALADDLNILPSGDQTEVGENGVTLSGGQKSRLALARAVYMDKDIYLLDDPLAAVDADVARHLMENCILGILKNKTRILCTHRIEFVEKAEMVVLMDKGTIVRTGPPAEVLSLVEAVPRDSKKDNKMKETDGTAQEELNAELLSECGQATMGEEQKQMGGLSWTVYGSYWRAVGECMAVSVLCSLFLMQGTKNVSDWWLSHWISNLKANKSEWLSVTAGPISTLLLFSADRPMFPLSVSGLNAVGNMSSELKFYMTVYGSLAGANTVFTAARAFLFAYGAIHAATVLHKKLLNSVLKAPMAFFDTTPLGRVLNRFSSDVYSIDDSLPFVLNILLANVFSLLGMLVLMSYGLPWVLLPLLPLGMLYYQTQRFYRHSSRELKRLCSLTLSPVYSHFSETLSGLSTVRASGHAARFEEENERRLDQNQRCLFISNAAMQWLDIRLQMIGVSVVTVISVISLIEHQIRSIDPGLVGLALSYALSVTNLLSGLIFSFAQTEMQLVSVERTEEYSTSIPQEPQYGGVAVPASWPEHGRVEFDGAVLTYRPGLPNALDGVSLVVNPGEKVGVVGRTGSGKSTLFLALFRMVELNQGRILLDGEDISQIGLSQLRSKLAIIPQDPFLFSSSVRENLDPSCRHPDYQLLDALEQCHLGDVVQRIGGLDAAVGERGTSLSVGQRQLLCLSRALLTEANVLCIDEATASVDHRTDMLLQKTIRERFSDKTVLTIAHRLNTIMDSDRVLVMHAGKLVEFDSPSALCERKGSAFHKLLGGRGEGLI; translated from the exons ATGGGAAGACATCCAGCTGGTTTCAAGCTGTCTGACCTCGTATCAGAACTGTGTCACGCTGATGAGGACTATCCCTTTCCCGTTTGGCAGAATGGGACAGTTAGCCAATGCTTTAACCAAATGATCTTGGGATCCCTTGCACACGCTGTCATTGCGGTCCTAAGTGCCTGTTATTTGAGCGTGCCAAG ACTCATTTACACTCAGCCTTCCCTGCCTGTTGGCTGGATCTTCAGGGCTGTATCAGCATTGCTGCTGGTTATTTTTTTTAGCGGGGATatggtgctggtgctggtgtTTGGGCTACAACAGCAGGACTTCTACTTGGACATCCTAGCTGATGGATGTGGTATGGTTGCTTGGCTGGTCCACTTTGGGGCGGTTTTGGCTCTACAACGATCTGTCTATAGAAGGACACGCGGTCCCTTATTATTTGTGGTTCTAGCTGTTCTTCCTGTCCCTAACCTTGCTTTTACCTTCACTGCTTACATCCAAGATGGCAGTTATCTCAATGCCTCACACCCTTTGAAGATTGTGCGTTTGGCCCTGGCTGTGAGCAAGGTAGCCCTAGTCCTTGTGTACCTGCTAGCTTTCACCTTTCCTTGCTACACATCACGAACAGAGTCTCTACATTTAAACATAGATGATGGGGCTCTTCTTATAGTGCCAGACCCTCAGGGAGGGGAAATAGTAGCAGAGGATGGCTGCAGCTGTCTGTCCAGGCTTCTCTACCTCTGGCTGAACCGTCAGCTGAAGCTGGGTCCCCGTGGCGAGCTGGAGAGACCCAGTGACGTTTTCCAGCTTCCATGCAGGCTTCAGACCGGAGCGGTCACTCGGCGCTTCCGTCAATGTTGGGCACAGTGTCTGGGTGGCAGAGCGCCAAGAACACCTGTGGGGCTGCAGAGGTGTGCTGGAGGGAATGAGCAGGAGAGTTTATGCAGCGAAGTCAAACCTGAGGAGCCCTGCGAAGAAAGACAACAGCACCAGGTGAAGCTTTGGTGGGTTTTACACAAAGCTTTTGGCCTGCGCTACTGTCTCCTCGGGGTACTGAAGCTGTTGGCTAGCCTGATGGCATTTGTAGCACCACTTCTGCTCAGTGCATTAGTGGGCTTCATGGAGACTGAGGGTGCACCACTGAGCACGGGTGTTTGGTGCACCATGGGGCTGTTCTCAAGCACATTCATGGCAGCATTCTTGCGCAACATTTTCACGTACGAGGTGTCAAAAGTGGCGCTCGAAGCTCGGGCTGCTGTGGTGTCCACAATCTATGGCAAGGCTCTGCGTGTCAGTGGCTCAGCCCTGGCACGTTTTAGTGTTGGGGAGGTGGTCAACTTCATGAGCACAGACACGGATCGCCTGGTGAACTTCTTCAGCAGCTTCCATGAAGTGTGGAGTCTGCCCTTCCAGTTCGCCCTTGCCCTTTACCTGCTCTACCTGCAGGTGGGCGTGGCCTTCCTTGGGGGGTTGGCTGTGGCTCTTCTTCTTGTGCCACTCAATAAAGTCCTGGCCAACTGCATCCTAGAGAACAATAAACAGATGCTGTCCCACAAGGACAGCAGAGTGAAG CTAATGACCGAAGTCCTTTTTGGAATACGAGTTCTAAAGTTCTATAACTGGGAGCAACACTTTGCACAGAAGATAAACCAAAGCCGCAATAAAGAACTGAGTCACCTGAAGATGCTGAAGTACCTggacgcagtgtgtgtgtatacctgggcAGCTCTGCCTGTGGTCATCTCAATCATCACCTTCATTACCTATGTGCTGCTTGGAAACACTCTCACTGCAGCTAAG GTGTTCACTACGCTAGCTCTAGTAGGCATGCTCATTCTGCCCCTCAATGCCTTCCCTTGGGTTCTTAATGGCACATTGGAAGCTAAAGTATCTCTGGATCGCATTCAGAATTTTCTCATGCTGCATAATCAGGACTTTACTGCGTACTACAGCCAAG AATTTCCTGAAGACCCTCTCACTGCTATCCAGATGATCCAGGGTGGTTTCTCGTGGAAGAGTTCTGATGAATTACAGTCTGACTCTAAGGTGGAGGACATATCTTCATTAGGAAGTATGTACCTCCATGATCTCAATTTAAGTATCAAAAAG GATTCCCTGGTTGTTGTGGTGGGGAAGGTAGGCTGTGGGAAAAGCTCTCTGTTAGCTGCTATCACTGGAGAGCTAAACAG ATAtggaggtgtagtgtgtgttcagggcaGAGAGCAGGGCTTTGGCTTAGCTGTCCAGGAACCATGGATCCAGCATGCAACAGTGCGTGACAACATCCTGTTCGGACTGGACTTTGATGGCAGGCGCTATCAAGCTGTACTTGAAGCTTGTGCCCTCGCTGATGACCTTAAT ATTTTGCCCAGTGGGGACCAAACAGAGGTGGGGGAGAATGGAGTAACGCTCAGCGGAGGGCAGAAAAGTCGCCTCGCCTTAGCCCGAGCTGTCTATATG GACAAGGACATCTATCTGCTGGATGATCCGTTAGCAGCGGTGGATGCTGATGTGGCTCGCCATCTCATGGAGAATTGCATTCTGGGAATTCTTAAGAACAAAACCAGAATCCTCTGCACTCATCGAATAGAGTTTGTGGAGAAAGCAgagatggtggtgttgatgGACAAAGGAACCATTGTGAGAACAG GCCCACCAGCGGAAGTCTTATCTTTGGTGGAAGCTGTACCCAGAGACAGTAAGAAAGACAACAAAATGAAAGAGACGG ATGGCACTGCCCAAGAAGAACTGAACGCTGAGCTGCTTTCAGAGTGTGGGCAAGCCACCATGGGAGAAGAGCAGAAACAAATGGGTGGGCTTTCCTGGACAGTGTATGGGTCCTACTGGAGGGCCGTAGGCGAATGCatggctgtgtctgtgctttgtTCCCTGTTCCTCATGCAAG GTACTAAGAATGTGTCAGATTGGTGGCTGTCTCATTGGATCTCGAACCTGAAAGCCAACAAGTCTGAGTGGCTGTCTGTGACAGCAGGTCCTATCTCTACCCTACTGCTCTTCTCTGCCGACAGACCCAT GTTTCCTCTCTCAGTCAGTGgcttgaatgcagttggcaatATGAGCTCAGAGCTAAAGTTCTACATGACTGTGTATGGTTCTCTGGCTGGGGCCAATACTGTCTTCACAGCAGCTCGTGCTTTTCTCTTTGCTTATGGAGCCATCCATGCTGCCACTGTCCTTCATAAAAAACTGCTCAATAGTGTGCTTAAG GCACCAATGGCATTTTTTGACACTACACCCCTGGGGCGAGTCTTGAATCGCTTCTCTTCGGATGTCTACAGTATAGACGACTCCCTGCCGTTCGTCCTCAACATTCTTCTCGCCAATGTGTTCAGTCTGCTGGGAATGCTGGTGTTGATGAGCTATGGGCTGCCCTGGGTACTGCTGCCTCTTCTTCCACTAGGGATGCTGTACTACCAAACGCAGCGTTTTTATCGCCATTCTTCCCGGGAGCTGAAGCGGCTGTGCAGCCTTACACTTTCTCCGGTCTACTCGCACTTCTCCGAGACGCTGAGTGGTCTGTCAACTGTGCGTGCCAGTGGGCACGCTGCCAG gtttgaggaggagaatgagaggCGTTTGGATCAGAACCAGCGCTGCCTGTTCATCAGCAACGCTGCCATGCAGTGGCTGGACATCCGTCTGCAGATGATTGGTGTCTCAGTAGTGACTGTCATCAGTGTAATCTCTCTGATTGAGCACCAGATCAGATCCATCGATCCAG GTCTGGTCGGTTTGGCTCTGTCGTACGCCCTGTCCGTCACTAACCTGCTGTCGGGCCTGATCTTCAGCTTTGCCCAGACGGAGATGCAGCTGGTGAGCGTTGAGCGTACCGAGGAGTACTCCACAAGCATCCCACAGGAGCCTCAGTATGGTGGCGTGGCG GTTCCAGCTTCTTGGCCAGAGCATGGCCGTGTGGAGTTTGATGGAGCCGTTCTAACATATCGGCCTGGCTTGCCCAATGCCCTGGATGGGGTGAGCCTGGTGGTGAATCCGGGTGAGAAGGTGGGCGTGGTGGGACGCACAGGTTCAGGGAAATCCACTCTGTTCCTGGCCCTGTTCCGTATGGTGGAACTGAACCAGGGCCGGATACTCCTGGATGGGGAGGACATCAGTCAGATCGGGCTATCTCAGCTGAG ATCCAAGCTGGCCATCATCCCCCAGGACCCATTTTTGTTCTCCAGTTCAGTAAGAGAGAACCTTGACCCCAGTTGCCGTCACCCTGACTACCAACTGCTAGATGCTCTGGAACAGTGCCACCTGGGAGACGTAGTGCAGAGAATTG GAGGGCTGGACGCAGCAGTAGGAGAAAGAGGGACATCACTTTCTGTTGGTCAGAGACAGCTACTGTGTCTTTCTCGTGCTTTACTCACTGAAGCCAAT GTTCTCTGTATAGATGAAGCCACAGCTAGTGTAGATCACAGGACTGACATGCT
- the sp2 gene encoding transcription factor Sp2 isoform X1, with product MSDQKDSMATTVAVSPSEYLQPTTSTSQDSQPSPLALLAATCSKIGPPAAQAPVSVPPAQPTTRRLHPIKPAPIAPAPPKNLGFLSAKGNVIQLPAGLGSSGTSPILLTIQTPARPAGTTTANIQYQVVPQIQGAQTIQMVPQGGQIQIIPGTNQAIITSPVTVQAATPTPTSMATVPATQKTVPIKPSTQKRRQNNVNVTLNANVVRLPSGLTLPLNVATGEVGGAQIVTESAAATSRPVKGKRGRKRQVAVAPPTPAPPPASPPPIAEQVETVLIETTADNIIQAGNNLLIVQSPGGSQPAVVQQVQLVQQKSDQQVVQIPPQALKVVQAASATLPPVPQRQPATPSVQMTPTEPTQVLIKTASGEWQAVQLQETIVAAPHTPAATTPTPPAVVSKKAQPGARKERTLAKIAPAGGGLITLNAAQLTSAAQAVQTININGVQVQGVPVTITNAGGQQHLTVQTVPGGALQLGSVQTQTQPLKVEQTLALELQSQPGEKKRRMACTCPNCKDAEKRPGEVGKRKHICHIAGCEKTFRKTSLLRAHVRLHTGERPFACSWVFCGKRFTRSDELQRHARTHTGDKRFECSKCQKRFMRSDHLTKHYKTHINTKNL from the exons ATGAGCG ATCAAAAGGACAGCATGGCCACCACTGTTGCTGTTAGTCCCAGTGAATACCTCCAGCCTACTACCTCCACCTCTCAA GATTCTCAGCCTTCACCTTTGGCTCTCTTGGCTGCCACTTGCAGTAAGATCGGCCCACCTGCTGCCCAGGCACCAGTCAGTGTTCCACCAGCCCAGCCTACAACTCGCCGCTTGCACCCAATCAAGCCTGCTCCCATTGCTCCAGCCCCACCCAAAAATCTCGGCTTCCTCTCTGCTAAGGGAAATGTAATCCAGCTACCTGCAGGGTTAGGTTCTTCAGGAACTAGCCCCATCCTCCTCACTATCCAGACCCCGGCACGTCCAGCAGGCACAACAACTGCAAACATCCAGTACCAGGTGGTGCCCCAGATCCAGGGAGCCCAGACAATTCAAATGGTGCCCCAGGGTGGACAGATCCAGATCATCCCTGGAACCAACCAAGCTATTATCACATCACCTGTCACAGTACAGGCTGCCACACCCACTCCTACATCCATGGCAACAGTACCTGCCACGCAGAAGACAGTGCCCATTAAGCCGTCAACACAAAAGCGACGGCAGAATAATGTTAACGTGACCCTTAACGCTAACGTTGTGCGGCTGCCTAGTGGACTCACGCTGCCACTCAATGTTGCTACGGGTGAAGTGGGTGGAGCTCAGATCGTTACAGAATCAGCGGCTGCCACATCTCGCCCAGTGAAGGGAAAGAGGGGGCGGAAGAGACAGGTTGCTGTAGCTCCACCCACCCCTGCTCCACCTCCAGCCTCACCACCACCTATTGCAGAACAGGTGGAGACGGTGCTAATAGAAACCACAGCTGACAATATCATTCAG GCAGGGAACAACCTCCTGATTGTGCAAAGTCCAGGGGGGAGCCAGCCTGCTGTGGTACAGCAGGTGCAATTGGTTCAGCAGAAATCCGATCAGCAGGTGGTGCAGATACCCCCCCAGGCACTCAAAGTGGTACAGGCTGCATCTGCAACACTTCCCCCAGTGCCCCAGAGACAACCAGCCACCCCGAGTGTGCAAATGACCCCCACTGAACCCACACAG GTGCTGATTAAGACAGCATCGGGTGAGTGGCAGGCTGTGCAACTGCAGGAGACGATAGTTGCTGCTCCACACACGCCTGCTGCCACCACCCCTACCCCGCCAGCCGTGGTCAGCAAGAAAGCCCAACCAGGTGCCCGGAAAGAGCGGACCCTTGCGAAGATAGCCCCTGCTGGTGGGGGGTTAATAACGCTGAACGCAGCTCAGCTTACTTCAGCAGCTCAGGCTGTCCAGACCATCAATATCAATGGCGTTCAAGTTCAAGGAGTACCAGTCACCATCACCAATGCTGGGG GCCAGCAGCACCTGACGGTGCAGACGGTTCCGGGTGGAGCTCTTCAGCTGGGCAGCGTGCAGACGCAGACACAACCACTGAAGGTGGAGCAGACGCTGGCGCTTGAGCTTCAGAGCCAACCGGGTGAGAAGAAGCGGCGCATGGCCTGCACCTGCCCCAACTGCAAGGATGCTGAGAAAAG GCCAGGCGAGGTGGGGAAGCGGAAGCACATCTGCCACATAGCAGGCTGCGAGAAGACCTTCCGGAAGACGTCTCTGCTGCGAGCACATGTGCGTCTGCACACGGGCGAAAGGCCCTTTGCCTGCAGCTGGGTTTTCTGCGGGAAGCGTTTCACGCGCAGTGATGAACTGCAGCGACATGCCAGGACGCATACAG GAGACAAGCGCTTTGAGTGTTCAAAGTGTCAGAAACGTTTCATGCGGAGTGACCATCTCACAAAGcattacaaaacacacatcaacaccaaGAACTTGTGa